In Nocardioides conyzicola, one genomic interval encodes:
- a CDS encoding aldehyde reductase, which translates to MTRVLVTGGSGYLGSHTVVAALGEGYDVRTTVRDLARADDVRAMVAEGGADPSGIDVVAADLTDDRGWVDAVAGCDGVLHVASPIPLAQPDDPDDLVVPAREGTLRVLAAARAGGVRRVVLTSSFAAIGYGRSVGRPWTEEDWTEPSESLAPYPLSKVIAERAAWDYADGGPELVVLNPTGIFGPVLGASVGSSAGLVIGLLSGQFAEAPRQSFGIADVRDVAQAHVRALTAPEAAGQRFLLTSPPATSWLGMADTLRERLGERAALAPTREVDGDPVPVNEFDVSKARAALGWDPRPAADTIVDTVASLDRFGLLG; encoded by the coding sequence ATGACCAGGGTCCTGGTGACCGGTGGCTCGGGCTACCTCGGGTCCCACACGGTCGTCGCCGCGCTGGGCGAGGGGTACGACGTGCGCACGACCGTTCGCGACCTCGCTCGCGCCGACGACGTGCGCGCGATGGTGGCGGAGGGTGGCGCCGATCCGTCGGGGATCGACGTCGTGGCCGCCGACCTGACCGACGACCGCGGCTGGGTCGACGCGGTGGCCGGGTGCGACGGCGTGCTGCACGTGGCGTCGCCGATCCCGCTGGCGCAGCCGGACGACCCGGACGACCTGGTCGTCCCCGCCCGAGAGGGGACGCTGCGGGTGCTGGCCGCGGCCCGGGCCGGCGGCGTACGGCGGGTCGTGCTGACGTCGTCGTTCGCCGCGATCGGCTACGGACGATCGGTGGGCCGGCCGTGGACCGAGGAGGACTGGACCGAGCCGAGCGAGTCGCTCGCGCCGTACCCGCTCTCGAAGGTCATCGCCGAGCGGGCCGCGTGGGACTACGCCGATGGCGGTCCGGAGCTGGTCGTGCTCAACCCGACCGGGATCTTCGGGCCGGTCCTGGGGGCGAGCGTCGGGAGCTCCGCGGGCCTGGTGATCGGCCTGCTGTCGGGGCAGTTCGCCGAGGCGCCGCGGCAGTCCTTCGGGATCGCGGACGTCCGCGACGTGGCGCAGGCCCACGTACGCGCGCTGACGGCGCCGGAAGCGGCGGGTCAGCGGTTCCTGCTCACCTCGCCGCCCGCGACGTCGTGGCTCGGCATGGCCGACACGCTGCGCGAGCGGCTGGGGGAGCGGGCGGCACTGGCGCCGACCCGCGAGGTCGACGGCGACCCGGTGCCGGTCAACGAGTTCGACGTCTCGAAGGCGCGCGCGGCCCTCGGCTGGGACCCGCGGCCAGCGGCCGACACGATCGTGGACACCGTCGCGAGCCTGGACCGGTTCGGGCTGCTGGGCTGA
- a CDS encoding MerR family transcriptional regulator, which produces MLIHEVSERTGLSQATLRYYERIGLVPPIPRDESSGHRFYSEEVVDDLTWLSCLRATGMGIEDLRRYRDQRADGDAREQKLLLQRHAVRLRAELDQLHARLHYIETKERLWAAREAGDAVAEAAVVAELQAGRDIR; this is translated from the coding sequence GTGTTGATCCATGAAGTCTCCGAGCGCACGGGCCTGAGCCAGGCCACGCTGCGCTACTACGAACGCATCGGGCTGGTCCCGCCGATCCCGCGCGACGAGAGCAGCGGGCACCGCTTCTACAGCGAGGAGGTCGTCGACGACCTCACCTGGCTCTCGTGCCTGCGGGCCACGGGCATGGGCATCGAGGACCTGCGTCGCTACCGCGACCAGCGGGCCGACGGCGACGCGCGCGAGCAGAAGCTGCTGCTGCAGCGGCACGCCGTACGCCTGCGCGCCGAGCTCGACCAGCTGCACGCCCGGCTCCACTACATCGAGACCAAGGAGCGGCTGTGGGCCGCGCGCGAGGCCGGGGACGCCGTGGCCGAGGCGGCCGTCGTCGCCGAGCTCCAAGCAGGAAGGGACATCCGATGA
- a CDS encoding gamma-glutamyltransferase — MPDVAIAAPNEAAADAGEQVARAGGNAVDAALAASLVTMVNEVGLVSLSSGGFVTIQPSGGGAPYTVDGWMDMPGRGGGPLGGGTWDIHTGYGGGVDITIGPGSVAAHGSVAAFEEAHRRDGRLPWREVVAPAIDVARGGFRLSAASRYYLEYVHDSIFGWDETSRAAVHDLQGEIVTDLVVVPDLADSLELIATEGAVALHTGDLARLIATDVRARGGLLGPDDLAAYAPVTRPSLATRAGRWTLATTPPPTVGGISVAAMLGLLEGRPQGAWTDADVELMIRIQREVLGRGPASLLESSSTTHCSATDTEGGACAVTVSSGYFSGMIAQGTGIWLNNTLGEQELNPGGLHALAPGTRLLSNMAPTVGRHADGSVLAIGSPGAGRIATAITQVLAGIAGGLSLQEAVHHPRVHVHHPGRPDEVVKRETEEGLTMYYGGVGVTLVHPDGHLVAAADPRREGAVRLVRST, encoded by the coding sequence ATGCCCGATGTCGCGATCGCCGCCCCCAACGAGGCGGCCGCCGACGCCGGCGAGCAGGTCGCACGGGCCGGCGGCAACGCCGTCGACGCCGCGCTCGCCGCGTCCCTGGTGACGATGGTCAACGAGGTCGGCCTGGTCTCGCTGAGCTCGGGCGGGTTCGTGACGATCCAGCCGTCGGGCGGCGGCGCGCCGTACACGGTGGACGGCTGGATGGACATGCCCGGCCGCGGCGGCGGACCGCTCGGCGGCGGCACCTGGGACATCCACACCGGGTACGGCGGCGGCGTGGACATCACCATCGGACCCGGGTCGGTGGCGGCGCACGGCTCGGTGGCGGCGTTCGAGGAGGCGCACCGGCGCGACGGGCGGCTGCCCTGGCGGGAGGTGGTCGCGCCGGCGATCGACGTCGCGCGCGGCGGCTTCCGGCTGAGCGCCGCGTCGCGCTACTACCTGGAGTACGTCCACGACTCGATCTTCGGCTGGGACGAGACCAGCCGTGCGGCGGTCCACGACCTCCAAGGCGAGATCGTCACCGACCTCGTGGTCGTGCCCGACCTGGCCGACTCGCTCGAGCTGATCGCCACCGAGGGCGCGGTGGCGCTCCACACCGGCGACCTCGCCCGGCTGATCGCCACCGACGTCCGCGCGCGCGGTGGCCTCCTCGGCCCGGACGACCTGGCGGCGTACGCGCCCGTCACCCGCCCCTCCCTCGCCACCCGCGCCGGTCGCTGGACGCTCGCCACCACGCCGCCGCCCACCGTGGGCGGCATCAGCGTCGCCGCGATGCTCGGGCTCCTCGAGGGCCGCCCGCAGGGCGCCTGGACCGACGCCGACGTCGAGCTGATGATCCGTATCCAGCGCGAGGTCCTCGGCCGGGGTCCCGCCTCGCTCCTGGAGTCGAGCTCGACCACCCACTGCTCCGCCACCGACACCGAGGGCGGCGCCTGCGCGGTCACGGTGTCGTCGGGCTACTTCTCCGGGATGATCGCCCAGGGCACCGGCATCTGGCTCAACAACACCCTCGGCGAGCAGGAGCTCAACCCCGGTGGCCTCCACGCCCTGGCTCCGGGCACCCGCTTGCTGTCCAACATGGCGCCGACCGTCGGCCGTCACGCCGACGGCTCGGTCCTCGCCATCGGCTCCCCCGGCGCGGGCCGGATCGCGACCGCCATCACCCAGGTCCTCGCCGGGATCGCGGGCGGCCTGAGCCTGCAGGAGGCGGTCCACCACCCCCGCGTGCACGTCCACCACCCCGGCCGTCCCGACGAGGTCGTCAAGCGCGAGACCGAGGAGGGCCTGACCATGTACTACGGCGGCGTCGGCGTCACGCTCGTCCACCCCGACGGGCACCTGGTCGCCGCGGCCGACCCGCGCCGCGAGGGCGCCGTACGCCTGGTCCGCAGCACCTAG